In Pseudorasbora parva isolate DD20220531a chromosome 9, ASM2467924v1, whole genome shotgun sequence, the following proteins share a genomic window:
- the zgc:113531 gene encoding von Willebrand factor C domain-containing protein 2-like: MTENCSVIGMALVWGSPVSFLHVWLTLLICGQCAVAFSVAGQHETTCEENGSVYYVGEWYFLDSDHCTQCECTTDGSACARTECTSLPAACIHVSHYPTDCCPRCEMVGCEHWGEVYELGQQFQPSACEECTCYSDGIARCQVADCAPPPCVNPVYQKGECCPQCKDGPNCYVNASRTQVIPGGEPVWVDSCTKCRCHDGQDAGYWEGNNLATCSHVRNCQPDEGLN, from the exons ATGACTGAGAATTGTTCGGTGATTGGCATGGCGCTAGTCTGGGGTTCCCCGGTGAGTTTTCTTCATGTCTGGCTTACCCTGTTGATCTGCGGCCAGTGTGCTGTGGCTTTCTCGGTTGCTGGACAACATGAGACGACCTGCGAGGAGAACGGCAGTGTTTATTATGTGGGCGAATGGTACTTTTTAGATTCGGATCATTGCACACAATGCGAATGTACAACAGACGGATCTGCTTGCGCACGGACCGAGTGCACATCCCTGCCCGCCGCCTGCATCCATGTCAGCCATTACCCGACAGACTGCTGCCCGAGATGCGAGATGGTCGGCTGCGAGCACTGGGGAGAAGTCTACGAACTGGGGCAACAATTTCAG CCCTCAGCATGTGAAGAGTGTACATGTTACAGCGACGGCATCGCCCGTTGTCAGGTAGCAGATTGTGCCCCTCCACCATGTGTTAATCCAGTCTATCAGAAAGGGGAGTGCTGCCCTCAATGCAAGGATG GCCCCAACTGTTATGTGAATGCCTCTAGGACTCAAGTGATCCCTGGAGGTGAGCCAGTGTGGGTCGACTCCTGTACTAAATGTCGATGTCATGACGGTCAGGATGCAGGTTATTGGGAGGGAAACAATCTGGCAACGTGTTCCCATGTCCGCAACTGCCAGCCTGATGAGGGGCTAAACTGA